A window of Leptolyngbyaceae cyanobacterium genomic DNA:
CTTAAGAAACCCAGTCGTTTTTATTTGAGTTTGTCAATCAGATTTTGCAGGTTATCGACGGCATACCCCACTTCTAATGGTGAGCTTTGTTGCAGTTTAGTTGATATTTGCTGCAACTGTTCTTGAAAGCTAGTTTTGTTTCGCACTACTTGACCTAAACTTTCCACTATTCGCTCAATAAAAGATTGGTCTTCACTTTCGCTTTTCTCCTCCTTTTCTGGTTCGACAATTAAGCAGTAATGTTTAAGTAATTCTACATTTTCTGGTTTGCCAGTCCTAATAGATTGAAAGATTTCTTCCAGTATTTGCTCTACTAACAAGTTTTTCACGTAGTCCATCACTACTGGCGGTAATGTGAAACCCGCTAGATTTTTTTCCAGCAACGATCGCCTTCCCAAAGACTCTAATGCTTCAAATAGTTTTAATTCAGATATTGGTATCCAAATATTCGGTTTTAAATCCGTGACAAAAATGGGATGACCTACAATTGCCAACCAATTCGCTATTTCTTTTTCCAAATCCGACAACCGCTGGAATTCTCGATCGATTAAGTCGCGCATATCTCGAACAACCCAGGTAGCTCGCTGTTTGAGAAACTGCACAACGCTACCACCAAATAACTCTTGAATGGTGGTAGAAACAATTTTTAGTGCTAACGGATTGCCTCGATAAACGTTAATCAAATTCCCCCATTTGGCCTCATCTGTTAACCGTTTTGATTTTAAAATTTCGGCAGCTTCTTCATTATTTAACCCAGCCATTTCCCAGGAACGAACGGGGAAAGTTTCTCCTTCCTCCAAAGCAATTTCTCGCGGTTTTTCTGTACTGGTGAGAATCAGACAACTTTGGTGTAGTTCTTCCCCTACTCGCCGCAGCAGTTCGCCATATTTTTTATATTTCTCGTCCAAATAGTGTCCGGCAAAATCACCCGGACGGAGAATGGTTTCAAAATTATCCAAAATTACCAAACAACGAGAAGTTTTGAATTGTTCCAGCAACAGAGAAATTAATTCATCCAAATTCTCTGGTAAATAGCTTTTCCGTTGGGGATGAAAAAATTGTAGTAAGTCGGCGATAAAATTTCTCGGTGGTATTGGGTGACGCAACGATCGCCAAATCACGAAATCGAATTCATTCTGTATTTGCTGCGCCAACTTCACCGATAAAGCGGTTTTGCCAATTCCGATCGTACCCAGCAGCGCTACCAGTCGGCAACGTTCCTCTACAATCCAGTGGGATAGTTGCGTTAAATCTTTTTGGCGACCGTAGAAAATAGAGACATCCGGCGCTTCACTCCAATCGTGGCGCGGTTGTGCGATCGCAGTTTCTCCATCCACAGGTTCCGGTAAGGTTGCGAAAATTTGCTGTTTTTGGCCCTTTTGGTAAATAGAAACCAGCATTTGCTGTAATTTAGCCAATTTTCCCGGCCCTGCGCCACCAATACGGAATTTTTTGTAAACTTCACCCAGTCTTTTGCGGACAGCTTCCGGTCTGATATCCAGTTTAGTTGCGATCGCCAAAATCGATTCGCCCTCCAAAGCCAGAGATAACGCCTCTAGTTCCGTGTCGGACACGCCTTGTTCGCTTGTTACAGCCTTCAGAAAATCTAAGGGAATCACAGTCGTAAACTCACTCTAGCCGATTGTATTTATTATATTCTTATAAGTGAGTTAACGGTTGACTTTTAAATAATTTCTCACTTTTCCTCTCTCGTTCGGTTTCAGTATCTTCTCGTTGCAAACCTATAGCTAGGCTTTATCGAAACTTCACCTTCACCTCAATCTATAATCTATCTAGCGCAACAAAACTTTACTTTGCACTAAAGTCTTGACAGAAATTTAGTCCGCATTTACTCTGATACTTAAGTGAGATTTAACTAACTCATCTTTCCCCAAGGTGCAGGTTAAGTATTTTCTGGAGGCAGGTTGTGGTTCGGATTCGAGAAGTTGTTCAACAAGCTTTACAAACAGGTTACCTAACCCTAGAAGAAGAAGCGCAACTCAGGCAGTTATTAGCTTCTAAATACGACTTAGAAGATTTAAACGCTTTTATGAAGTTGCAGCAAGCAGCTGTGGGAGGTTACGTGAGACAAGCTTCGCGAGAATTATTCTACTCTCAGTCTTTGTCCCAAGAATGTTCTAGCGTTTCTTAAATTTATGAAAAGTTTAATTATTCCCACAAAAGTTGAGGTATTTCCAGAACCTCTAACAGGTACGGTAGACAAAACTATTTCTCCTCAAAAGCCTGGACGAGTCAGGTGTTTGGGTAGTTTTTGGCCTGCTCGATTATACCACTCTGATTGTCAAGCAATTATTCAACCAGAAGAATCGGTAAATATTGTTGCGATTCAAGGAATTACTCTACTTGTCGTTCCCCTAAATTATCCTTCTTAATATTACTGACATATTTTTCTAAGGCGCTAATTTAAATTAACGCCCTAGAAAAACTAACTAATCTGCTTAAACCGGAGGTATATTCACGAAATTACCACTAACGTCTCCTGGCGAAACATTCAAAGCATAACCGAAAATCTGTCCTGTATTGGCAATTCTTATTTGCGTACCAGTAGCGATTCCATCTCCATTAGGATCGATGTCTACTCCAGCAATAAAGAATACTTCAAGTCTCGCCTGTTCGGGATTTCGATCGATTCCGTATTTTGTTAAGAGTTCTTGAATTGATTGAGTAAAAGTTTCCAAAATAAAATCTGCTTCTGTTAAATTACCAGTTAAAGCAATGCGATCGCTAGACTTATCAAAATCTACAATTAAATCAGGGCGCAATTGTTCTAGTGAAGCAGCATCGGTTCTAATTACAAATAAATCTCTGCCTGCATTTCCCACTAGCGCATCACCTCCCATATCTCCAATCAGAGTATCATTTCCCTCTCCCCCAATTAACAAATCTTCATCTTTACCACCACGAATAAAATCATTCCCATTACCACCAAATATCAAATCTTGACCTATGTTACCGTTTAAATAGTCATCTCCATTGTCCCCCTTCAAAACATCCCTATCTTTACCACCAAACAAGGTATCATTGCCACCTCCACCACTTATGGTGTCTTGACCCATGTTCGTAAAAATAATTTCTGCATCCTCAGAACCGACGATGCTATCGTTTCCGCCTAAAGCAATTAATCCACCTGGATGAGGAGTGAGAAAGCTAGGGGGAAGAGTTAAATTATTGTCTGCATCATCTAAAAGATAATAAAATCCATCAGAGCTTGGGCCGATCGCCATATCTTTTTCCTCAGCTTATTTTATTAATTAAATACTACTATTTATTATAAGTGATATTTGAGGTTTTAAATGAAGTTTAAATGAAGATATCGGGTTAAGTTAAGGATGTTCATAAAATTGATTTAATTGCTGATTAATCAACTAAATTATTTCAGATAAATTAGAAAAAATTAGACTCGAAAGCACCAATATCTATTCTATTATGTAAAACGCGATCGAACCCCACACCCCTTTGGTCGTAAAGTAAATTTGGACTGTTAAAATTAGGATCTCCAGCATTAATTGCGGGACTGCTAACCAGTAACGCCATTGTGCGAGTAAGTCCGCCGTTATCTTTGAGGGAATCGAGTTTGGCAGATTGATTCAGTATATTTCCCGTAAGATTGCCAATAATATTAACTCCATCTTTATTCCCAATTAAATTATAACCTTTTGATTCGAGAGTACCATCAAAGTCAGGACTGCTACCAGAATCGGTATTATTATCAGCAATAATAGTATGGCTGGCAATCACTTTA
This region includes:
- a CDS encoding AAA family ATPase, whose amino-acid sequence is MIPLDFLKAVTSEQGVSDTELEALSLALEGESILAIATKLDIRPEAVRKRLGEVYKKFRIGGAGPGKLAKLQQMLVSIYQKGQKQQIFATLPEPVDGETAIAQPRHDWSEAPDVSIFYGRQKDLTQLSHWIVEERCRLVALLGTIGIGKTALSVKLAQQIQNEFDFVIWRSLRHPIPPRNFIADLLQFFHPQRKSYLPENLDELISLLLEQFKTSRCLVILDNFETILRPGDFAGHYLDEKYKKYGELLRRVGEELHQSCLILTSTEKPREIALEEGETFPVRSWEMAGLNNEEAAEILKSKRLTDEAKWGNLINVYRGNPLALKIVSTTIQELFGGSVVQFLKQRATWVVRDMRDLIDREFQRLSDLEKEIANWLAIVGHPIFVTDLKPNIWIPISELKLFEALESLGRRSLLEKNLAGFTLPPVVMDYVKNLLVEQILEEIFQSIRTGKPENVELLKHYCLIVEPEKEEKSESEDQSFIERIVESLGQVVRNKTSFQEQLQQISTKLQQSSPLEVGYAVDNLQNLIDKLK
- a CDS encoding NfeD family protein, giving the protein MKSLIIPTKVEVFPEPLTGTVDKTISPQKPGRVRCLGSFWPARLYHSDCQAIIQPEESVNIVAIQGITLLVVPLNYPS
- a CDS encoding calcium-binding protein, with amino-acid sequence MAIGPSSDGFYYLLDDADNNLTLPPSFLTPHPGGLIALGGNDSIVGSEDAEIIFTNMGQDTISGGGGNDTLFGGKDRDVLKGDNGDDYLNGNIGQDLIFGGNGNDFIRGGKDEDLLIGGEGNDTLIGDMGGDALVGNAGRDLFVIRTDAASLEQLRPDLIVDFDKSSDRIALTGNLTEADFILETFTQSIQELLTKYGIDRNPEQARLEVFFIAGVDIDPNGDGIATGTQIRIANTGQIFGYALNVSPGDVSGNFVNIPPV